The window AGCCCCCAGGAAGCGGCGTCGGCCTCCGTGCAGAACGAGATGCCCGGCGGCCAGGGAGTGCTGCTGAAGCAGGCCCTGGCGCACGTGGGCTGTCTGTCCTAGCCGACGGCCGGCCCTCCGGATCACCTGGGTCGTCGGTCCTGGCCCGCGGCGGGGGTCACCTGGGCTGTCGCCCTGGCCGGCGGCGCGCGTTCAGGACCTGCCTCCGAGATACGCGTGGTGCGGGTCCCCGCTCAGCATCCGTGCGGCGGGGGCCGCCAGCTCGACCGCCGCGTCGCGGGCGAGGGCGGCCCGGCCCGCTTCGCCGAGGGCGTCGGCGAGCCGGGCCCGGCCGAGCCAGTTGTAGGGGCTGTGGGGGCTCAGACCCGTGCGTTCGCCGAGCAGCAGCCGCGCCAGGTCGTCCCGGCGGGCGCGGAGGGCCGCCTCCAGCAGGGTCCGCTGGATCGCGTCCCGCTGGGCGTGGCTGCCACCGAAGGTGTGCAGCCGGCGGCGGACGGGCCAGAGCAGGTCCACCACCGCCGCGTAGTCCTCGCGGGCGTAGGCCACCAGCGCCTCGCACACGGGCAGACCGATGCGGCCGGTCATCACGTGGTTGGTGGGCGCGCGCCCGTCGTCGCGCGGCGCCCGCAGCCAGCGCGCCCGGTCGGCCACGAACGCGTCCGCCGTCTCCAGCCGTCCCGCCCCCACGAAGGCCATGACGGCGTGCACGTCGTTGAAGGCGTAGAACGGCGGGTCCTCGCGCGCGGCCCACGCGTCGGCCAGCGCCTGCCAACGAGCCTCCTGGTCCGACCCGTCCAGGAACATGCGCCACAACAGCGAGGCGGCGTCGAGGAGTTCCATGACGAACCCGGTCGAGTTCTCGTGGTGCAGCACGGCGTCGTAGATCCGCAGGGCCGTCGCCGTGTCGCCCGCCTCCAGCGCGTACAGGG is drawn from Streptomyces bottropensis ATCC 25435 and contains these coding sequences:
- a CDS encoding tetratricopeptide repeat protein; protein product: MVTDRYGNRLHECTAEGVEHLDRAVEGLLFFRPEFPDAVADAVAACPTSPLAQAFAAYLGLLGTEPGDAARAAGRFADFRAGLDRSALPVRERMHMEAAQAWLGGDLRAASRILEDLVVVCPRDPLALAVGHQLDFFTGDATRLRDRIGGALPAWDEHDPHRGPLMGMYAFGLEESGHYGRAQEMGRAAVERNAHDIWAIHAVAHVHEMQGRFAEGIGFLDARVDDWASGSLLTVHSWWHYALYALEAGDTATALRIYDAVLHHENSTGFVMELLDAASLLWRMFLDGSDQEARWQALADAWAAREDPPFYAFNDVHAVMAFVGAGRLETADAFVADRARWLRAPRDDGRAPTNHVMTGRIGLPVCEALVAYAREDYAAVVDLLWPVRRRLHTFGGSHAQRDAIQRTLLEAALRARRDDLARLLLGERTGLSPHSPYNWLGRARLADALGEAGRAALARDAAVELAAPAARMLSGDPHHAYLGGRS